The sequence TGCCCCACTCGGATGTCGTGTTGTGGCCCCGGCGTGATTGTGACAAGATAGAGAGAACGATCGTTTCGCCGGTGTTTGCTCGGCTAGCTACGACTAGTCTTCCGCCGGCCAGGGGGCACCCTGGGGCAGCTTGCCGCGATCGTTTGAAATGCCGCTCGGGCGGCTTCACGGATTGCAATCACGAGGCCTCAAGTGAGTATCGATATTCAACCCAGCCAGGCGCCTGGTGACATGCCGGTTCGACCCGGCTCGACCGACGCGCCGGCCGCCAAGGCGTTGCCGAACTTCGACCCGATGACGCGGCTTGACTATCCGGCCGACGTCGACAAGACCAAGATCATCTGGCCGTACCTGATCAGCATGATCGTCTATCACGTCGTGGCGCTGCTGGCGTTCATGCCGTACTTGTTCAGTTGGACGGGCGTGGTGCTGGCCGGGCTGGGCTGCTATGTGTTCGGCACGCTGGGGATCAACCTCTGCTACCACCGGCTGTTGACCCATCGGGGGTTCACCTGCCCGTTGTGGCTCGAGCACTTTTTCGCGGTGTTGGGTGTCTGTTGCTTGCAAGACACGCCGGCCCGTTGGGTGGCGATCCATCGCATGCACCACCAGTTCTCGGACGAGCGTCCCGACCCGCACAGCCCGCTGGTCGAGTTCTTCTGGGGTCACGTCGGTTGGCTGCTGGTCGAGAATCGCCAGATCAACAACTGGGCGAATTACGACCGTTACGCGCGCGACGTCATGCGCGACCCGTTCTATCGCCGGTTTGAAAAGAAGCTCGGCTGGGTGTGGGTCAACCTGGCTCAAATGGCCGTGTTCTACGCCGCTGGTTTTCTGGCCGGGCTCGTCATGACCGGCACGCTGGGGGGCGCGGTGCAATTTGGCATGAGCATCATGGTCTGGGGCGTCATCGTCCGGACCGTGCTGGTCTGGCACATCACGTGGAGCGTGAACTCGCTGTCCCACATCTGGGGCTATCGCAACTACGCGACTGATGAGAACAGCCGGAACAATTGGTTCGTGGCCCTGATCTCGAACGGCGAAGGTTGGCACAACAACCATCACGCCGACCAGCGCAGCGCCGCGCACGGCCATCGCTGGTGGGAGTTCGACCTCACGTACCTGACGATCCGGTTCCTGGAAAAAGTGGGCCTGGCCGGCAACATCGCCATGCCAAACTCGCGGCTGATCGAGACACGCCTGCGTCAAGGCACCCACGAAGAACTGCCGGACTGGACGAAGGACTAGCGCGGCCAAACGGCCTAAGAGTTTCTTCGGAAGCTCCTCAAGCCTCATTTGCGGCGTAAGCCGCAACACCTCTCCCTCTCAGGGAGAGGTCGGGAGCGCAGCGAACCTGGTGAGGGTAAACGCGCTGTAGGCCGAAAGATACTGCGCCCAGAGGTGAACTTGACACGTGGGTGGCCCAGGCGCTTGCACCTGGGCGGCCGCAGGCCGCAAGAAACCTCGAGCGCCGCGCTCTGCAAGTGGCGACTTGCCACTCGGGTACGCGTGCCCATCGAGTTTCTTGTTGCTGCGCAACACCGATGGCCAAGCCATCGGTGCCACCGACGCAATTTCAACGACTATGCAACTAGCCGTATTGGACTTGGAAAATCAGCAGGTTCGCTCCAACTACCGCCCAGAAAAGTCAATTTTGGCGTGATAAGGACGACACGCAAGTTACCTACCGGCAGAGGATTCGCGCGCGTTGGATCTTGATGCGCCTCAATACAGTTTTTGATGATTCCCGTAGCGTGTTCTTCGCTCGGATCAGGGCCGTGACTGAACCCAATAACGTAGCCCAACTGGATGCCTTCGACTGCAATCTTAACTGCGTCAACAGCCATGCCGTAACCAAGACGGTTAATTGCGCCATGCGTCACCACGTCATGCGACCGAAAGTGCGCCATCTTTAACTCGACGGCTGCGTCGACGGGATGGGGGGCACCACTTTGAATTTCTTCACGCACTGCGATGCGCTTTAACTCGTCCTTATTGATAACAGTAAGGAGTGAGTGGTTCCGAACGAAATTGTCGTTCAGAAATGCAAAATCGAAACATGCCGTAGTTCCTTCGTCAGAATATCGTTGATTGTAGCTGTCCGACCTGCTCCGTCGGTATCGCCAGAACGAATCGTATTCGTGCCGAAACCGATGGACTGGGACTCCGTCCTGGGTCTCTACTTTGACGTCACGCTCACGACAGAGCGAAAAGAATACGGCGTGCAATTCGCGCTCGTGAAAAAAGTTCCGGTGGTCTTGCCTAAACCGGTGAGCAAGTTCAACAATCTTTTGGTCTAACATGGACCAACTCAACGATCATGTATTGAGCCAACCATCGAGGAGGAACCGGATCTCCACCCGACTATTTCCCTATTGATCCCGCAATTGCGCGATCGAATCTGCTTACGTTTGACAAAAATGGATCAGTGCTAGGATCGACCAAACACCGAGTAGGACCGCTCCCATCACGGGCTTTACGAAAAGCATGACGAAAGCAAACAGCAAGAGGGTGCTTAGACCAGCCAATCGCTCTTTGTTGCCTTTCCGCGCCTTCGCGGCAATTTTGCTTGCGGGCACGAGCATCGGAGAATTGCAGTTGAAGCAAAGTCCGAACCGATTTGCCATGCGAGTAGGGAATTCGTTCAGTTCGTGACAAACGTCGCAATAAACTTCAATTCCGCCACCCCGCTCCTCTACTTCGAACTGGAAACTCTCGATTTCTGGTTGGGTGTGCTGGATCGTCGGATGCTGAACTAAGGGCGACCAATTCGATATCGCCACAATCGGCATTTGGAACTGCCCACCGCAAATTGGGCACGAAACGACTTGGCCACTAAGCGTGCCGTCATTAACCACAGCGTTACGGCAATGCGGACACACAACAGGCCGCGCGGGTGGCATGCTCATTATCAACCAACGGGAAGAAAGGTGGACAGAAACTGTAAAATGAACCTAGTTCCTGAGACATTCGTTCCCACCAAAGACTCTCATTCCATGTAGTCCTCAAACGCGTCGAGCGGAGCGTCAAAGTCCGCCGCCATGTGAAGCACGGTTCCCCGCATCGTTCCTCGTTGGCGGGGCGCCCGAGGCGACCAGCCGAGCGACCGGCTGATTGTTCTCGGTGATGACTAATTCGTCACCAGGCGGAAGCTGGTGGATCAATTGCGCCAAATTGGCCTGCGCCTCTTGAATCGATACGGTCGTCATTTCATCCTCGCCGCTCGCGCGGAGCG comes from Planctomycetota bacterium and encodes:
- a CDS encoding fatty acid desaturase; translation: MTRLDYPADVDKTKIIWPYLISMIVYHVVALLAFMPYLFSWTGVVLAGLGCYVFGTLGINLCYHRLLTHRGFTCPLWLEHFFAVLGVCCLQDTPARWVAIHRMHHQFSDERPDPHSPLVEFFWGHVGWLLVENRQINNWANYDRYARDVMRDPFYRRFEKKLGWVWVNLAQMAVFYAAGFLAGLVMTGTLGGAVQFGMSIMVWGVIVRTVLVWHITWSVNSLSHIWGYRNYATDENSRNNWFVALISNGEGWHNNHHADQRSAAHGHRWWEFDLTYLTIRFLEKVGLAGNIAMPNSRLIETRLRQGTHEELPDWTKD
- a CDS encoding type II toxin-antitoxin system prevent-host-death family antitoxin → MTTVSIQEAQANLAQLIHQLPPGDELVITENNQPVARLVASGAPPTRNDAGNRASHGGGL